In Calothrix sp. PCC 7507, one DNA window encodes the following:
- a CDS encoding response regulator transcription factor, which translates to MPRILVIDDDPAISELVAVNLEMAGYDVSQAEDGIKGQALALQLQPDLIMLDLMLPRVDGFTVCQRLRRDERTSEIPVLMLTALSQTQDKVEGFNAGADDYLTKPFEVEELLARVRALLRRTDRIPQAAKHSEILNYGSLTLVPERFEAIWFNETVKLTHLEFELLHCLLQRHGQTVSPSEILREVWGYDPDDDIETIRVHIRHLRTKLEPDPRHPRYIKTVYGAGYCLELPSLPPSHEGASTSVVE; encoded by the coding sequence ATGCCGAGGATTCTTGTCATAGACGATGACCCAGCAATTTCAGAACTCGTTGCCGTCAACTTGGAAATGGCTGGCTACGATGTTAGTCAAGCAGAAGACGGGATAAAAGGTCAGGCGCTGGCTCTCCAGCTACAACCAGACTTAATCATGCTCGACCTCATGTTGCCTAGGGTAGACGGGTTCACCGTTTGTCAACGGCTGCGTCGGGATGAGCGCACATCTGAAATTCCCGTTTTGATGTTGACGGCTTTAAGCCAAACGCAAGACAAAGTGGAAGGCTTCAATGCTGGCGCAGATGACTACCTCACCAAGCCCTTTGAAGTCGAAGAATTGCTAGCGCGGGTGCGAGCATTACTGCGGCGAACGGACCGCATTCCCCAAGCAGCAAAGCACAGTGAGATTCTGAATTATGGCTCACTCACCCTCGTTCCCGAAAGATTTGAAGCCATCTGGTTTAATGAAACGGTGAAACTGACTCACTTGGAGTTTGAGCTACTCCACTGCTTACTCCAGCGCCACGGACAGACAGTTTCTCCTAGCGAAATCCTCCGAGAAGTTTGGGGCTACGATCCAGATGATGACATTGAAACCATTCGAGTACACATCCGCCATCTGAGAACCAAGCTAGAACCAGATCCCCGCCACCCCCGTTACATCAAGACAGTATACGGCGCGGGATACTGTCTCGAGTTACCTAGCTTACCTCCATCACATGAAGGAGCTTCAACATCGGTTGTAGAGTAG
- a CDS encoding valine--tRNA ligase — MTATIPNLPSLYEPQATEARWQKFWEDNQVYKADPNKGGEPYCVVIPPPNVTGSLHMGHAFESALIDVLVRYHRMQGRNTLWLPGTDHASIAVHAMLEKQLQKEGKTRYELGREQFLERARQWKAESGGAIVNQLRRLGVSVDWSRERFTLDEGLSQAVVEAFTRLYEEGLIYRGEYLVNWCPASQSAVSDVEVENQEVNGNLWHFRYPLTDGSGYVEVATTRPETMLGDTGVAVNPNDERYQHLIGKTVTLPIVQRQIPIIGDEFVDPTFGTGCVKVTPAHDPNDFEIGKRHNLPFINILNKDGTVNANGGEFQGQDRFVARKNVVARLEADGFLVKIEDYKHTVPYSDRGKVPIEPLLSTQWFVKIRPLADQSLEFLDQKDSPEFVPQRWTKVYRDWLVKLTDWCISRQLWWGHQIPAWYAVSETGGQILDNTPFVVAKNADAAWEKAKAQFGENVQLEQDPDVLDTWFSSGLWPFSTLGWPEQTQDLATYYPTTALVTGFDIIFFWVARMTMMAGHFTGKIPFKDVYIHGLVLDEKGQKMSKSKGNGIDPLLLIDKYGTDALRYTLIKEVAGAGQNIRLEYDRKKDESASVEASRNFANKLWNASRFVLMNLDGQTPQQLGQPLSTELSDRWIISRYHQTIQQTTNYINDYGLGEAAKGLYEFIWGDFCDLYIELVKSRLQKEADPASRRLAQQTLAYILEGILKLLHPFMPHITEEIWQTLTQQPADSPQVLALQIYPQVDANLIDVELESQFELLIGAIRTIRNLRAEADVKPGVKVTVNLQSESAKERQILIAGQDYIKDLAKVENLTIAGEENSQTVPLPRPKPQPWRGLKTIGWAIVLLIFTRLAYTAVDAVDDIPALGTFFEILGLGYTTWFITRYILSAQSRRKFWAQLFKQTTEQYLPQKRSPQPPAPENAIAGVVGTVQVVIPLKGVVDIETVRAKLEKSLSKAEAEVQSLSSRLNNPNFVDKARADVVQGARDALAEAEKQVEILRLRLSSLV, encoded by the coding sequence ATGACCGCAACTATTCCGAATCTCCCTAGTCTGTATGAACCCCAAGCCACAGAAGCCAGGTGGCAAAAATTTTGGGAAGACAACCAAGTTTATAAGGCTGACCCCAACAAAGGCGGTGAACCTTATTGTGTTGTGATCCCGCCGCCTAATGTCACCGGTAGTTTACACATGGGTCACGCCTTTGAAAGTGCGTTGATTGACGTACTGGTACGTTACCACCGGATGCAGGGACGTAATACCCTGTGGTTACCGGGAACTGACCACGCTAGCATCGCCGTTCATGCCATGCTAGAAAAGCAACTCCAGAAAGAAGGTAAAACTCGCTATGAATTGGGGCGAGAACAATTCCTAGAACGCGCTAGGCAATGGAAGGCTGAGTCTGGGGGGGCGATTGTGAATCAGCTACGCCGCTTGGGCGTGTCGGTGGACTGGTCACGGGAACGATTTACCCTGGATGAGGGTTTATCTCAAGCGGTGGTGGAAGCATTTACGCGGTTGTATGAGGAAGGTTTAATTTATCGTGGTGAATATTTAGTTAACTGGTGTCCCGCTTCCCAGTCGGCGGTGTCTGATGTGGAGGTGGAAAATCAGGAGGTAAATGGTAATCTTTGGCATTTCCGCTATCCCCTTACGGATGGTTCTGGTTATGTGGAGGTGGCGACTACTCGCCCTGAAACGATGCTGGGTGATACGGGCGTGGCGGTTAATCCCAATGATGAAAGATATCAGCACTTGATAGGCAAAACCGTAACTCTGCCAATTGTACAACGACAAATTCCCATAATTGGCGATGAATTTGTAGACCCCACGTTCGGTACTGGTTGCGTCAAGGTGACTCCCGCCCATGACCCCAATGATTTTGAAATCGGTAAGCGTCACAATCTGCCGTTTATTAATATTCTGAATAAGGACGGAACTGTTAACGCTAATGGGGGAGAATTTCAAGGACAAGACCGCTTTGTCGCCAGAAAAAATGTGGTGGCTCGCTTAGAAGCAGATGGCTTTTTGGTAAAAATAGAAGATTATAAGCATACCGTTCCTTATAGCGATCGCGGTAAAGTTCCCATTGAACCACTGCTTTCTACTCAATGGTTTGTGAAAATTCGCCCTTTGGCAGACCAATCTCTAGAATTCCTCGACCAGAAAGATTCTCCAGAGTTTGTCCCCCAGCGTTGGACTAAGGTTTATCGTGATTGGCTAGTCAAACTCACAGATTGGTGCATCTCTCGTCAACTGTGGTGGGGACATCAAATCCCGGCTTGGTATGCTGTTAGTGAGACAGGCGGGCAAATCCTAGATAATACGCCCTTTGTGGTGGCGAAAAATGCCGACGCAGCTTGGGAAAAAGCCAAAGCACAATTTGGTGAAAATGTACAGCTAGAACAAGACCCAGATGTGTTAGATACCTGGTTTTCTTCTGGACTTTGGCCGTTTTCGACCTTAGGCTGGCCAGAACAAACTCAGGATTTAGCGACTTACTACCCAACCACTGCCCTAGTCACAGGCTTTGATATTATCTTTTTCTGGGTTGCCAGAATGACAATGATGGCTGGGCACTTTACAGGGAAAATACCATTTAAAGACGTTTACATCCACGGATTAGTGCTGGATGAAAAAGGTCAAAAGATGTCTAAGAGCAAAGGTAATGGCATTGACCCCTTGTTATTAATTGACAAATATGGTACTGATGCTCTGCGCTATACCCTAATCAAAGAAGTCGCGGGGGCTGGTCAAAATATCCGGCTAGAATACGATCGCAAAAAGGATGAGTCAGCATCGGTGGAAGCCTCCCGTAACTTTGCTAACAAGTTGTGGAATGCGTCCCGCTTTGTGTTGATGAATTTGGATGGACAAACACCGCAACAATTAGGTCAACCACTCAGCACTGAATTAAGCGATCGCTGGATTATTTCCCGCTATCATCAAACTATTCAACAAACCACCAATTACATCAACGACTACGGTCTTGGTGAAGCCGCGAAAGGACTGTATGAATTCATTTGGGGTGATTTCTGCGACTTGTATATTGAACTGGTAAAATCCAGGCTCCAAAAGGAAGCAGACCCAGCATCACGGCGATTAGCACAACAAACCCTCGCCTACATACTCGAAGGGATTTTAAAACTACTGCATCCTTTTATGCCCCATATTACTGAGGAAATTTGGCAGACTCTCACCCAACAACCAGCAGATTCCCCGCAAGTTTTAGCTTTACAAATCTATCCCCAGGTAGATGCAAACCTGATTGATGTGGAATTGGAATCACAGTTTGAGTTATTAATTGGTGCTATCCGCACAATTCGGAATTTACGGGCTGAAGCAGATGTGAAGCCAGGGGTAAAAGTGACGGTGAATTTGCAAAGTGAAAGCGCCAAAGAACGCCAAATCCTCATCGCTGGACAAGATTACATTAAAGATTTGGCGAAGGTAGAGAATCTCACCATCGCTGGCGAGGAAAATAGTCAAACAGTCCCACTTCCCCGTCCAAAACCCCAACCTTGGCGGGGTTTAAAAACAATTGGCTGGGCGATCGTCTTACTTATCTTTACTCGCTTGGCTTATACTGCTGTCGATGCAGTTGATGATATTCCTGCACTCGGAACTTTCTTTGAAATCCTTGGTCTTGGTTACACAACTTGGTTCATCACCCGCTACATACTGTCAGCGCAGTCTAGACGCAAGTTTTGGGCACAGTTGTTTAAGCAGACTACTGAACAGTATCTACCACAGAAGCGATCGCCACAACCCCCAGCACCAGAAAATGCGATCGCTGGTGTTGTCGGTACTGTACAAGTGGTAATTCCCCTCAAGGGTGTGGTAGATATCGAAACAGTCCGCGCCAAACTAGAAAAAAGCCTCAGTAAAGCCGAAGCGGAAGTACAATCTTTGAGTTCCAGGTTAAACAATCCGAATTTTGTCGATAAAGCTAGAGCGGACGTGGTACAGGGAGCAAGAGACGCTTTAGCAGAAGCTGAGAAACAAGTGGAAATTTTACGCCTACGCCTGAGTAGTTTAGTATAG
- the hetI gene encoding 4'-phosphopantetheinyl transferase HetI, producing MRNWLPAPTDLTLSPNDVHLWRINLEQTESKLEDFTASLSGDELTRAQRFYFPEHRQRFIAGRGSLRAILGSYLGVAPSEVEFDYEPRGKPVLAEKFAKSGLAFNLSHSQGLGLLGVSDRQIGVDLEYMRSMDDVEALANRFFLPRESELVRSLAPNQKQEIFFRYWTCKEAYLKATGEGIAQLEQAEIYLTPTTPAKLQTSGDWSLYELVPANNYVAAVAVAGCDWDLKCWQY from the coding sequence ATGAGAAATTGGCTACCCGCACCAACCGATTTAACGTTGTCGCCTAATGATGTTCATTTGTGGCGAATTAACCTTGAGCAAACGGAATCAAAGCTGGAAGATTTTACAGCCAGTCTTTCTGGTGATGAACTTACTCGCGCTCAACGATTTTATTTTCCGGAGCATCGACAACGTTTTATTGCTGGTCGTGGTAGCCTTAGAGCTATATTGGGTAGCTACTTGGGCGTGGCTCCTAGTGAGGTGGAGTTTGATTATGAACCTCGTGGTAAACCAGTATTAGCTGAAAAGTTTGCTAAAAGTGGGCTAGCGTTTAACTTGTCGCACTCTCAAGGATTAGGGTTACTTGGAGTGAGCGATCGCCAAATTGGTGTAGATTTAGAATATATGCGATCGATGGACGATGTGGAAGCTCTGGCTAATCGGTTCTTTTTACCTAGAGAATCTGAATTAGTGCGATCGCTTGCTCCTAATCAAAAGCAAGAAATATTTTTCCGCTACTGGACTTGTAAAGAAGCTTATTTAAAAGCCACAGGTGAAGGCATAGCCCAGTTAGAGCAAGCTGAAATCTACTTAACTCCTACAACACCAGCAAAATTGCAGACATCTGGAGACTGGAGTTTATACGAGTTAGTACCTGCGAATAACTATGTTGCGGCTGTGGCGGTAGCGGGTTGTGATTGGGATCTAAAATGTTGGCAGTATTAA
- a CDS encoding DUF5674 family protein, whose amino-acid sequence MIRERATKQQIDEMLKTWGVFIKLAVDVEREILAGGAVRHYECEQELLQDGSKQRNIWGADWSPYTQEMVFESIINIRPSENNRSMEIQSPLIRERVTQITQRLLGGL is encoded by the coding sequence ATGATACGTGAGCGTGCTACGAAACAGCAGATTGACGAAATGCTCAAAACCTGGGGAGTGTTTATAAAATTGGCAGTTGATGTTGAGCGAGAAATTTTAGCAGGTGGTGCAGTGCGTCACTATGAATGCGAACAAGAATTGTTGCAAGATGGCAGCAAACAACGGAATATTTGGGGTGCAGATTGGAGTCCTTACACCCAGGAGATGGTGTTTGAATCGATTATCAACATCCGTCCCAGTGAAAATAATCGTAGTATGGAGATTCAATCTCCCCTGATTCGAGAGCGTGTTACTCAGATTACCCAGCGATTGCTAGGAGGATTATGA
- a CDS encoding YheT family hydrolase codes for MMCYAPYNPAPFLQNGVAMTVYTSLWGSRYWESTTKHPEPIYHKTVLSGAKDVPIFSWVAIPENPRGTIIGTYGITGELDKEWFLRLLGRKAYAQGYAVLLFDWRAHGKTADLSPTLTSDGLYEGEDFVRLAAAAATMGCPGKFWFVGFSLGGQLALWALKAAADLSRGNEDLGIKYSDIGGSAVICPSLDSVRSLSYLVKDRFGRFLEAGITRKLKKLAWRIHDAHPGSLDPEAIKRANSIWAFDHELVIGKLGFPSVEAYYKASSALPLLPHIEKPALIIYAADDPFFHPDIIPDLQAACAGNSAIDLMLTPYGGHIGYLSSKKGQRQAQDPDPWWAWNRLLQWIEQQQGR; via the coding sequence ATGATGTGTTACGCCCCCTACAATCCGGCCCCATTCCTCCAAAATGGCGTAGCGATGACCGTTTACACCTCTTTATGGGGAAGTCGTTACTGGGAAAGCACAACTAAACACCCAGAACCGATATACCATAAAACGGTCTTGTCTGGAGCAAAAGATGTGCCAATTTTTAGCTGGGTTGCCATACCTGAAAATCCTCGTGGCACAATTATTGGCACTTATGGCATTACAGGAGAGTTGGATAAAGAATGGTTTTTGAGGCTCCTGGGACGTAAAGCTTATGCTCAAGGGTATGCTGTGCTGTTGTTTGATTGGCGCGCCCACGGCAAAACTGCTGATTTGTCGCCGACGTTGACTTCTGATGGTTTGTATGAGGGGGAAGACTTTGTTCGTCTGGCTGCGGCTGCGGCTACTATGGGTTGTCCAGGAAAGTTTTGGTTTGTGGGGTTTTCTTTGGGTGGACAACTAGCATTATGGGCGCTGAAGGCTGCGGCTGATTTAAGCCGGGGTAATGAGGATTTAGGCATCAAATACAGCGATATTGGCGGTAGTGCGGTAATTTGTCCGAGTTTGGATTCTGTGCGATCGCTATCTTATCTAGTTAAAGACCGCTTTGGTAGATTTTTAGAAGCCGGAATCACACGCAAGTTGAAAAAACTTGCATGGCGAATCCATGATGCACATCCTGGTAGTCTTGACCCAGAAGCTATCAAACGCGCGAACAGTATTTGGGCTTTTGACCACGAATTAGTGATTGGAAAATTGGGCTTTCCCTCTGTAGAAGCATATTACAAAGCCAGCAGCGCCTTACCTTTGTTGCCACACATCGAAAAGCCCGCTTTAATTATTTATGCTGCCGATGACCCATTTTTTCACCCGGATATTATCCCTGATTTGCAAGCTGCCTGTGCGGGAAATTCAGCCATAGATTTAATGCTCACCCCTTACGGTGGTCATATTGGCTATTTGAGCAGCAAAAAAGGTCAGCGCCAAGCTCAAGATCCTGACCCCTGGTGGGCTTGGAATCGCCTTTTACAATGGATTGAGCAACAACAGGGCAGATGA